One window from the genome of Breoghania sp. L-A4 encodes:
- a CDS encoding TerB family tellurite resistance protein, giving the protein MRTDIQNAHPSQIAIRRMLKQLKKFLKDITVGGDTAHTFADDDHRLCAATLLIHIVSVDGIVDDSERTRLRTILKEHYQLDENETSELIDEARKRDKEAVDLYGFTSVLKRRLDIDERRKIVEMMWEIVYADGQVHEFEDNTVWRVTELLGIPASDRLALRRRVANRTES; this is encoded by the coding sequence ATGCGCACCGACATCCAGAATGCGCACCCCAGCCAGATTGCGATCCGAAGAATGCTCAAACAGCTCAAGAAGTTTCTCAAGGACATCACCGTGGGCGGCGACACCGCGCATACATTCGCCGACGACGACCATCGGCTGTGCGCCGCCACCCTGCTGATCCACATCGTCTCCGTCGACGGCATCGTCGACGATTCCGAGCGCACGCGGCTGCGCACCATTCTCAAGGAGCACTACCAGCTCGACGAGAACGAGACCTCGGAACTGATCGATGAAGCGCGCAAGCGCGACAAGGAGGCGGTTGATCTTTACGGCTTCACCAGCGTCCTGAAACGCCGGCTGGACATCGACGAGCGGCGCAAGATCGTCGAGATGATGTGGGAAATCGTCTATGCCGACGGCCAGGTGCACGAATTCGAGGACAACACCGTTTGGCGTGTGACCGAGCTGCTGGGCATCCCCGCGAGCGACCGGCTTGCCCTGCGCCGCCGCGTCGCCAACCGCACCGAGAGCTAG
- a CDS encoding glutamine amidotransferase: MTPHQSHPSPAARDTDRQKVLIVLHQETSTPGRVGQALVRRGFDLDIRRPRFGDRLPDTMAGHAGAVVFGGPQSANDTDAYLRRETDWFDVPLREAAPCLGICLGAQMLARNLGAAVAPHHGNEVEVGYYPIEPTEAGRRFMPWPEKVYQWHREGFDLPSGAELLARGGTYPNQAFRVGPAAFGIQFHPELTLAMMYRWTTKGAPRMSLPGAQQRRDHFAGRSIFDAAVKTWLNDFLDRWIGTAEAPASAATIAAE, from the coding sequence ATGACACCGCATCAGTCTCATCCGTCGCCCGCCGCCCGCGATACCGACCGGCAGAAAGTCCTGATTGTCCTGCATCAGGAAACCTCGACGCCCGGCCGCGTCGGACAGGCGCTGGTGCGCCGCGGTTTTGACCTCGACATCCGCCGGCCGCGGTTCGGCGATCGTCTGCCGGACACCATGGCCGGACACGCCGGCGCCGTGGTCTTCGGCGGGCCGCAGAGCGCCAATGACACCGACGCCTACCTCAGGCGCGAGACGGATTGGTTCGACGTGCCGCTGCGCGAGGCCGCGCCGTGCTTGGGGATCTGCCTGGGCGCGCAGATGCTGGCGCGCAATCTGGGCGCCGCCGTCGCCCCGCATCACGGCAACGAGGTGGAGGTCGGCTACTATCCGATCGAGCCCACCGAGGCCGGACGCCGCTTCATGCCATGGCCCGAAAAGGTCTACCAGTGGCACCGCGAGGGCTTTGATCTGCCCTCGGGCGCGGAGTTGCTCGCCAGGGGCGGCACCTATCCCAACCAGGCCTTCCGCGTCGGCCCCGCCGCCTTCGGCATCCAGTTCCACCCAGAACTGACGCTGGCCATGATGTACCGCTGGACCACCAAGGGCGCGCCGCGCATGTCGCTGCCCGGCGCGCAGCAGCGGCGCGATCACTTCGCCGGCCGCTCGATCTTCGACGCGGCGGTGAAAACCTGGCTCAACGATTTTCTCGACCGCTGGATCGGCACGGCGGAGGCCCCGGCCAGCGCCGCGACCATCGCCGCCGAATAG